A single Oryza brachyantha chromosome 8, ObraRS2, whole genome shotgun sequence DNA region contains:
- the LOC102713108 gene encoding putative fatty acyl-CoA reductase 7 produces the protein MISQMNSENVVGFFRGRSILITGSTGFLGKVLVEKILRVQPHVKKLYLLVRANGVESATRRVQNEVTGKEIFQVLKEKYAGGFEDFIQEKVCPLAGDIIYEDLGLESAKLTELSKEVDIIVNGAATTNFYERYDVAFDSNVMGAKNICEFAKKCTKLKMLLHVSTAYVSGEQEGLILEKPFLMGQALSEGTQLDITSELNLIKETRRDLKANCCPEKTEKRTMKELGLKRARHFGWPNTYVFTKAMGEMLLGHLRGHLPVVIIRPSIITSILKEPLPGWTEGIRTIDSVIIGYAKQALPFFLVNLDLIMDVIPGDMVVNAMMVATAAHSEQPTQTVYHMTSSLRNPAPYAVLADTGHRYFFANPPRMGKKGERARLRRMRFFGTVARFRTHMAINYKLPLEILRWVNIALCGMLSRRYEEMSRKYRFIMHLVELYAPYTLFKGCFDDINTEKLRIAMKMQEEKHDGRHYFDFDPKSIDWEEYFYRVHIPGVVKYLCD, from the exons ATGATCAGCCAGATGAACTCTGAAAATGTTGTTGGTTTCTTCAGAGGCAGGAGCATCCTGATCACTGGCTCAACCGGGTTCCTCGGCAAAG TGCTTGTGGAGAAGATTCTGAGGGTTCAGCCTCATGTCAAGAAGCTGTACCTCCTGGTGCGAGCAAACGGCGTTGAATCCGCCACACGCCGGGTTCAAAATGAG GTGACAGGGAAGGAGATCTTTCAggttctaaaagaaaaatatgctgGTGGGTTCGAAGATTTTATCCAGGAAAAGGTTTGTCCTTTGGCAGGAGACATAATCTATGAGGACTTGGGTCTAGAGTCTGCCAAATTGACAGAATTGTCCAAGGAAGTCGACATCATCGTCAACGGTGCAGCAACTACTAATTTTTATGAAAG ATATGATGTGGCTTTTGACTCGAATGTCATGGGAGCGAAGAACATATGTGAATTCGCAAAGAAGTGTACAAAACTGAAGATGCTCCTCCATGTTTCAACTG CCTATGTATCCGGAGAACAGGAGGGACTGATACTAGAGAAACCATTCTTGATGGGTCAAGCGCTGAGCGAAGGCACACAGTTGGATATCACATCCGAGCTAAATCTGATCAAGGAGACCAGGAGAGATTTGAAAGCTAACTGTTGTCCAGAGAAAACTGAGAAGAGAACCATGAAGGAGCTTGGGCTCAAGAG GGCTAGGCATTTTGGGTGGCCAAACACGTACGTTTTCACCAAAGCAATGGGGGAGATGCTGCTCGGCCACCTCCGCGGTCACCTCCCGGTGGTGATCATCCGCCCAAGCATCATAACCAGTATCCTCAAGGAGCCATTGCCGGGATGGACGGAAGGAATCAG GACGATCGACTCGGTGATCATCGGTTACGCCAAGCAGGCGTTGCCCTTCTTTCTCGTCAATCTCGATCTAATAATGGACGTG ATACCGGGGGACATGGTGGTGAACGCCATGATGGTGGCAACGGCGGCGCACTCGGAGCAGCCGACGCAGACCGTCTACCACATGACGTCGTCGCTGCGGAACCCGGCGCCGTACGCGGTCCTTGCGGACACCGGCCACCGCTACTTCTTCGCCAACCCGCCGCGCATGGGGAAGAAGGGCGAGCGCGCCCGGCTGCGCAGGATGCGGTTCTTCGGCACGGTGGCTAGGTTCCGCACCCACATGGCCATCAACTACAAGCTACCCCTCGAG ATACTTCGCTGGGTGAACATTGCGCTGTGCGGCATGTTGTCACGACGCTACGAGGAGATGAGCAGGAAGTACAGGTTCATCATGCATCTGGTGGAGCTCTACGCGCCCTACACCTTGTTCAAAGGCTG CTTCGACGACATCAACACGGAGAAACTGAGGATTGCGATGAAGATGCAGGAGGAGAAACATGATGGCAGACACTATTTCGATTTTGACCCCAAGTCGATTGATTGGGAGGAGTATTTCTACAGGGTGCACATCCCCGGTGTAGTCAAGTACCTGTGTGACTAA